The stretch of DNA TTAAACCAACCTCTGAATGTGTCTTCCCATTCAGCGAGACCCTCTGATCGCAGGTAGCGACACGTTTCCTCCACTCCCCATCGCATGTAGTGCGAGTCTGGCAGCCGGACCGCGGACACTCTCTTGTCCGGCGTGTGGAAGCTGTCACCGGGGGTCACAACCACCTCAAACGGCCGTTTTCGGTTCTCCATGCTGTCCTGGCAAAAAGGCGGCAATTCGGGTTAGACAGAGTGGTGGGACGCTAA from Plectropomus leopardus isolate mb unplaced genomic scaffold, YSFRI_Pleo_2.0 unplaced_scaffold397, whole genome shotgun sequence encodes:
- the LOC121939008 gene encoding deoxynucleoside triphosphate triphosphohydrolase SAMHD1-like is translated as MENRKRPFEVVVTPGDSFHTPDKRVSAVRLPDSHYMRWGVEETCRYLRSEGLAEWEDTFRAQKITGVGLRYLNDADLEKIGVQYLGDRLAILHSLRKLWQIEAELNK